Proteins encoded in a region of the Vicia villosa cultivar HV-30 ecotype Madison, WI linkage group LG5, Vvil1.0, whole genome shotgun sequence genome:
- the LOC131605076 gene encoding uncharacterized protein LOC131605076, whose protein sequence is MKHCTVADILDWTDGSHRWMLDALFAAGSTSGTDFSAAAATSPSWTRFRDGFRGFLPCETSCDSFLWSFNGDKDFTVASISHAVDNAKPLAWDSIVINSLKVVWDLKLPPKIKVFAWRFFIDRLPTRDQLLKRGVANVSCPNCVLCGSCLESSSHLFFNCQVVKVIWKHVFLWLGIPNDFNEEEIRCFETIQDKVKSSNRRTLINFVWFATIWSIWLMRNAIVFKGEVFCFDVICSNIVFLSWRWLCSGYPKFRPIYYEWFKLPLSVTCYI, encoded by the coding sequence ATGAAACATTGCACGGTGGCGGATATTTTGGATTGGACGGACGGGTCGCATAGGTGGATGCTGGACGCCTTGTTCGCTGCTGGTTCTACCTCCGGAACTGACTTCTCAGCCGCGGCAGCAACCAGTCCCAGCTGGACTCGGTTTCGCGATGGCTTTCGTGGTTTTCTCCCTTGCGAGACAAGTTGTGATTCTTTCCTTTGGTCTTTTAATGGAGATAAGGACTTCACCGTTGCGAGCATCTCTCACGCGGTCGATAATGCCAAACCTTTAGCTTGGGATTCTATTGTGATTAATTCCTTGAAAGTGGTGTGGGACCTTAAACTACCGCCTAAGATTAAGGTTTTTGCTTGGAGATTCTTCATAGATCGGCTCCCAACTAGAGATCAGTTGTTGAAAAGAGGTGTTGCTAACGTTTCTTGCCCGAATTGTGTGTTGTGTGGTTCTTGTCTTGAATCATCTTCCCATCTTTTTTTCAATTGTCAAGTGGTGAAAGTTATTTGGAAACACGTTTTTCTCTGGCTTGGTATACCGAACGATTTTAATGAAGAGGAGATTCGTTGTTTTGAAACCATTCAAGACAAGGTGAAAAGTAGTAATCGTAGAACCTTGATCAATTTCGTTTGGTTTGCAACTATTTGGAGTATATGGCTTATGAGGAATGCTATTGTCTTTAAGGGGGaggtgttttgttttgatgttatttgttctaacattgtttttctttcttgGAGGTGGTTATGTAGTGGATATCCTAAGTTTAGACCAATTTATTACGAATGGTTTAAACTTCCCTTATCCGTTACTTGCTACATCTAG